acctcgtgtcttctcattaaacttgtatctcgcgaatatggtattgcaaacggcagcgggagcgtttctataaagtaaatttagacttacggtttacaccgtgcttttttatacctcgtgtcttatgaagatgcttgtatgcgtcactcactcgcttcttattgtttcgctgccttgtcaattgtgtaatgagtgttttcttcagcgctctttggggctcctccttcttttctacgtactgagttcacagtcagttcacgtgattacgtgggaggcgtgatgacgcgacacgcaactcagtctcctacggccatcttgctgccttccattgcagtatatggacaaaaaagaggttccagttatgaccattacgcgtataattttgaaatgaaacctgcctaacttttgtaagtaagctataaggaatgagcctgccaaatttcagccttccacctacacgggaagttggagaattagtgatgagtcagtcagtcagtcagtcagtgagggctttgccttttattattatagataagcagaattttaaagtcaattctgaatgacacaggtaaccagtgtagtgacatcaaaactggagaaatgtgttcggattttcttttcctggtaaggattctagcagctgcattctgcactagttgcaaacgattgatgtcttttttgggtagtcctgagaggagtgcgttacagtaatctagccgactgaaaacaaacgcatgaactaatttctctgcatctttcgatgatatgaggtctaacttttgctatgtttcttaggtgaaaaaatgctgtcctagtgatctgattaatatgcgatttaaaattcagattacaatcaacggttacc
This genomic interval from Erpetoichthys calabaricus chromosome 10, fErpCal1.3, whole genome shotgun sequence contains the following:
- the LOC127529446 gene encoding LOW QUALITY PROTEIN: uncharacterized protein LOC127529446 (The sequence of the model RefSeq protein was modified relative to this genomic sequence to represent the inferred CDS: inserted 2 bases in 1 codon) codes for the protein YMLPLGQIISGHNVSYHSYADDTQLYLSIAPDDPKSFDSLTQCLTCISEWMNSNFLKLNKEKTEILVIGNNGYNEAIRNKLDALGLKVKSEVKSLGVTVDCNLNFKSHINQITRTAFFHLRNIAKVRPXISSKDAEKLVHAFVFSRLDYCNALLSGLPKKDINRLQLVQNAAARILTRKRKSEHISPVLMSLHWLPVSFRIDFKILLIYNNKRQSPH